ttattcatgCAAACCTTTTCTTAGGACGggatatcatcatacttatccATCATGTTTTTTTGGTGCTTTTATAATTTGTACAAGTTACGACATGCCGGATCAACAGTAAAGTAATCAGTCTATGGGGTAAAAGAATagaggcaagaaaaccccaaagaGAGGACCATCAGTTGGGCGACTCAGAATTCACCCtactaacactcactttccatttatcCTACCCCCAATGAAatagcatgcaattgtccccaacacattaagaatataaaaataggGTGCCAGGTGAAGAAAACTTGAGGCGCATTGAACCGACGATCAACAAGGTGGTGGGTCCGGTTTCCCGAAACCCATATCAATAGTAGGAGGGCAACCCCTAGTGGTGCAAACAATAATCTCTGCACCATCAGTTGTGCTCCTCTCACTGGTCTCCAGTTTGGAAATAGACACCTCAGCGGCAACCTCTCGAGCCCTCATCTGACGGGTCTCCTTATCAATCTAATAGGCTCTACTTGCACACTCAAGGTCCATCCTCTCCTTCTTCCTCGCACACAAATCCTCTCCCTTTGTAGTGCAGCTAGAGCGGTGCCTCTTGTCACAAACACATGGCTTAGGCGGCGGCTCAGTAGGGGATGTGAATAATATAGTAAGCACAGTGTCCTTCGCTAGCTTAAAGGGTGATGTGAGgccaaaatacatatttttatcattatttacctcacatttattatttataattgtcCGTTTTGAACATAAATTTCATAGATTGTGCTAAATTGCgattttatttgtagttttaatttgatggaaaaatgaagaagtttggagctaaaataaattaaggatgaaagattgaagaagaaaatcaagcaGGCAGCTTAATGAATTGaagtgaataaaataatatatttatatataatatgcaTATGACTGCATTTTGTGAATTGCAAAAGTAAATATGCCACGTGGCATTCTCTCAATGTACTGGCCAATGAATGGCAGTGCTCAATATTCCGTTCACGCGGTATTACTGTTCACgtgaaaaaagggaaaaaagtaCTCCAATTCGTTTTGGTTTTTGATTCCTAATTTGTttggactcaattattttatttagggttttctATCTATAAATAAGGCAtggtaaattattatttagggAAGCCAAGAAATAAGATACATGACAtactaaaaattttcttttagcttTGGAGGTTTGTAAGAGCCGCCGTGGAGGCCGAAGAATTGtggttttttatttcttttcctttattttttatttatattcgtgattaataaaatatagcTTAGCTATTTTTCTTAACTTTTTATGATTAATACaagcatatttattttaacaaatttttattGCATTCTGAGATAATGAGTAGCTAAATACCACAACTAGGTTTGTGGGAATCATTAGcgattaacaaagtatgaatagtaattaagaaattctaaaataaatttttgcatGCATtgtaattctttcatttagaagtctttttaacgatggccaacgttagaactctcattgttgctacttgctggaccaagcaggtagttaataagaaaagaattatcaacatagatttagtgggatactatctaataggctagtgtgaattggtgcgaagtaataactaagtcatacatcgattatgatgtctaatataaGGTtatggtaagggttagtaaattatacacacgtagccggaccaaggtgtagggtgaaattctctagttgccggaccaaggattagAGATACCTCACCTATCACTTAGCATGTATAATACTAGGGAAGAATTGCAATTACTTGGATTTATGGGCTTATGGGGAACAAattcctagttatttttattaatttggatataaataaatacttagttcaaagctattttttattgtttttatttttatttaaattttaaacccTCCATTTTTATATAACGACTATCAAGTTAAATATTTACAATTGATAATATTCTTCCATATTCTCTGTGGGATCGACCCCGACTCATAGTTGAGTAAATTATTGCACACaatcatttatatttcttttcaaaaagtaTATTGGAATGTTATCAAAGGGTGCAGTCTCGGGCTCAGTCCCCTCATATCCAAAATGTTGGCTGCTTCTGTCCGCGAACTctccacaacctcttgaatattAGTAAAGTTAATGGTGGGGGCTGGGCGTGCAAGAACCCACATATCAAATACATCAAGGTGCTTGTTCACTGCCTGAATCTTCTGCTCCGTCAGTTGGGCCACCATCTTCTCAATCTGGTCCTCATCCTCTGCAATGAACTTTTGCATCCAAGGTTGTACGTGATGCAGCGGGGTGGCCATCTGGGCCTCTAACTTCTACATCCTCGCTAAATGGACTAGTGGTGCAAGTGGTGGAGTCGACTGAGAGGAACTGGGTGCTCCATTAGCGGCATTGGTGGACTCGACTAGGGTGGTATCAGATGGCTCTAAAGTGGCATGCTCATCCCCTTGGACTAACTATACTATGTCCACCAAGTTCTCACTAAACGGCTGGAACTCAACTCTGGGATCTCTCAATAGTGCCGctacattggcctcatccctgatgagaccTATATCAATTGTGCCACCCGGAGTGCGGAGGGTATCACAGTGCCAAACAAGCACTCACCCATCCCTTCATAGATGGAAGATCACACACTTTAATGGGTAAGTAGTGGAGTACTTGAAAGCTCTCTCATGTATCACCATGATCAACAACTTTGCGAAGTTTATCTCCAATCCTGCAACCAAGGTTGCTACGAATACCGATAAATCACAAGTGAGAATAATATCTTCTACCGTCAAAGATAGGCGGTGGCGGATGAACAACCAGAAAAATCATGCAATGAAAGTGAGGTTATCCTTTTTGATATGCTCTTTTGGCTCTAACACCCGATCTGACCCCTCATCATCGATGGATAGGTGCTGAGCAAACCACCTCTTACCTGCCTCTTTCTGCTCCACGAACCTATGATACTATCCACTTTTGACAATACCCACCTGTAATCAAACTTCGGAGTCAATGGGTCCCTAGTAATATTGGTGGAGGTGTCATATATGAAACGACGGATGGTGAACAGAGAAATATCCACACAGCAGCCCCAAACTAGCATTGTAGTAAGAGGGTCCTTTTGGCGGGTCTTGTCCGCCTATCCAAAGAACCTCTGAGGGTTGTCACATAGGAGGCGTAGAAATCTCGAACAATCTTCTTGATATACGACCCAGACTCCTAGCCATCCACTTGAGCCTATGGCGCGTGAACTATCTCTGCATATCAGGGACTACGTCAAGACTCCCCGTAAGAACCCTACGCTCGACCGTCACCAACCAAGTCATCACCCTCTTGTCTTTAGCAACTTGGCGTCCCTGTAGACCTAATACTGACCATCTATGCACCACCCATTTTCCTCCTCAGAAACCAGTGTAGGTACATCTACCTAGGGTGTTGGGATAGACTCAAATCTAGTATCCTCATTAGATGAGGCTTGGCAGGCATATTCCTTTGATTGAGTGGCCCCATGTGATACAAAATCGGAGGCAGTGGCCTTGTTCGACCCTGAAGAGTGGTCCGACTCTGATCCTGATGTAGTTTTGGAGCAAGATGCTCCTTCAGAACCCGAGATAGACCGTGACAGTGTGCCGCTCAGTGTGAGCTCCCAATGAGACTGGGAGAAAATGACTACACCTGAAGCCACCTTCTGGGGTACCTCGGGTGGCTTGTGCAGCTAGTGTAGGGAATCTAATGCGTAGGAGGACATACTTGGGATCTTTCTCATCATCGTAAGTGCTAATCATCCGACGTGGTACCACAGACTGGGACTTGCCCCTAGAATAAACGATGTCCGGTTTTGGAGCCATATGTACCGGTAAAGAAGTTGTTAGTCTCATAACAATCATACTACACACTCGaaataaacaaaacaaagaaagtaaacaagaaaaaaaatacattcttaTTTAGACCTACACTAGTGGTTGACGGGcactatcgacggaccgttgataGGGTTTGTTAGTTGAACTTACAATATATTCAATTAACTCAAACAATCTAACCTATCAGTTCTAAACGACAGACGTGCAGAATggcccgtcgatcaatcgacggaccgtagtcaTCTTTCATTGTCTAACACTTAGCATTATCGTTAAAATAACACAAAACAACTTCTTCGAATGAAATGACGGATATGCGAACAgcccgtcgatcaatcgacataccgtagtccacttccgtcATCTCAGACATGGACATATTTGGGGTGGTCGAATCGATGAACCCAATCAATACTCCATTGATCGGGTGTCGTGCTGGTGGCCCGAGACAAATTTTAGGCCATGTTTCAAATTCCACATTTGGACACCTTTAGACCAACACAAGCTTACAGATCACATAACAACAAGCAAAAGATGATTTCTTCATTCCGAGAGTTTCAATGTCACAAGATTCATGATCTTATTCATTCATGCTACAAACCCTAAGTAGGAAAGTCTATCATACTACCACAAACACATTTTACACAAATTTCCTAGCAACCCAATCACTTTCTATCATTCCAAGGACATTTTACACAAGTTTCAACAAGCAAAATCGAACAATTATGTCCCTCAATGATGACCCactttctacttttttttgATTCCAACAGTGTGTGAAAGAGAATTCACAAAACAAAGGGAATCAAATAACCTTATGATCATAGTGGAGTGATTGGTAGAGTGATATTTGCAACAACCTACGTGCCCAACTTGAACACCGACCGAAAAAGCAATGGGAACAAAGTagaattttttgaagaattgggttttgggaatttggGAGAATTTGGAAAGAATCTAATGGTTATCGAAGGGGGAAATATGAtgttttatgagaaaaaaaggaaataagggGGAAAAACGGCTGGggaaagaatttgaaaagaatTTACAGGCTAATGAAcggttttaacttttaatattaCTGGCCGGATTGGGTCGGGTAAATGGTACTTTGGACCGACGAAACCCTATCAACAGACCGTCGATTGCAACAAGACTTAGGAAAATTTCAAGACATACCTGGGATCTATGGACACCATCGACAGTccatcgatggaacgacgggCTGTCGATAGGGACCGTAGATCTGTGCAACAGAccattttctgcagaattttagtttttatccTTGCACATGgaacacccattaagctattctttttgtatttttctagACACTTTTGAGACACAAACCCTAAATTATTCTCTAGCcaacaattataaaaaataaataatgaggatgatcaaaacaaaatgaaacaaGAAAATGTGACTATTCCtgcaaagaaaagaaaaacctatcCCAAGAAGCGCTTCATTTAACTTCGCGGCACGACAGAGgatccttgattactcagaattcatcaagatgatATGCCTTAACCACTTCATGGACACTCTCCGTGTGCACTAGGTAGACCTTTATCTTTGGCCGTTGACAGTGAACTTTGCAGCCTCCTTATTCTCCAACTCAAACGCTCCTTGTGGAAACACTTTGGTGATAAAGAATGGTCCCGTCCACTTGGAATTTagtttgcccggaaacaagaGTAGCCTAGAGTTTAATATAAGAACCAAGTCCCTAAACGAAAATTCTCGCTTTTCAATCTGTTgatcatggtacttcttcatcttctctttgtatATTCCTGAATTTTCATACGCGTTTAGGCGAAAATCATCAATCTCATTTAACCCATTAAGTCTCTGTTCCACCGTTCCAATCCATTTTAcatttcttcattgcccacattgCTTTGTGCTCTAACTCGACCGACAAATGACAAGACTCCCATACACAAGTTGGTATGGATACATACATATGGGAGTGTTGTATGATGTCCGGTAGGTcaaaagagcatcatcaagcctccttgaccaaccCGTTCTATTATCATTCACCATTTTTGCAagaattttctttatttctcgattggacacctcaacttgcccgcTAGTCTGTGGGTGATAGGGAGTGGCCAcgttatggcgaaccccatatctCTCAAATAGCCCTTTGAAAaacttattagaaaaataagaataaccatcactaataatggccgtTAATGTACCAAATCTGGAgaaaatgttctttttcaagaacgcggtgacactctttccttcattgttaGCAAGCGctatagcttccacccattttgacacatagtcaACCGCGACAAGtatatacttcattccatgagaaatCATAAAAGGGACCATATAGTCAATccatacatcaaataactcaatcaccaGATTAGGATTTAAAAGGAGCTCTTGCCTCTTCAAAATTCCTCCATCTCTTTTGCACCTATCACATGACTTGGCGaaatcatgagcatcttggtgaatggttgtccaatagtacccacactgcAAAATGTTATGTGTGGTCCGGACACCACTATAGTTCCCACCAACATGTGAGGAGTGACATGCCGCCAAGACACTTAACATCTCAACTCCGACACACAATGGCGAATAATCCCATTCGCACAACTTTGGTATAAGTAAGGCTCATACCAAAAGAACTCTTTTACATCATACATGAACTTCATCCTCAGACGGAATGATAAGTACGATGGGACTATATCACTAGAcagataattcgcaaaattGGCGAACCATGGAACAAAATCATGAGAATCAGCCAAAACATGCTCATCAtggaaggtatcatcaatttcagccctTTCATCCAATTCttgcatagcttcatcctccaatctagacaagtgatcaaaaacttgattttcagtGTGTGTTCTATCTTTTACCTTAAAGTCAAACTCTTGCATTAAAAGCACTCATCAAATCAACTGTGgcatccttcttttccatcaaGTACCTCAGAGCGAAGTGGTCGGTATGCACTATGACCCTTGtaccaagcaaataggagcaaaatttgtTGAACACAAATACCACCGCAAGAATCTCTTGTTCAGTCatagtgtagttcttttgggcttcgTTCAACTCCTTACTTTCATAGTCAATGGGgtggattttatcccttctctttcccaataccacaccaagcggaaccccactagcatcacacatcaccttaAATGGCTCACTCCAACTTagggaaataataatgggcgcagacaccaacttctccttcaactctccaaagtCTTTCAAACATGCTTCATCAAATTAGAACTTGCATTCCTTCTTGAGTAATTTGCACAAAAGATGTGCAATTTTTGtgaaatccttaataaacctccggtAGAAGCCCCCATGTCccagaaaacttctcacactttttacagagatgggtgggggaagtctcttcTATAACTTTAACTTTCACTCAATCAACCTCTGCGCCCTTCTCCGAGAGGCGATGGCCCAATactataccttctttcaccatgaagtgacatttttcacaattaagtataaaattgcaatcttcacatcttttgagaacctcgACAAAGTGACTCAATCATCTATTAAAGGAGTAGCTaaccactgaaaaatcatccatgaataCATCAATGGTACCCTCCACCATATCCGAGAATATAGATAACTTACATCTCTGGAAGGTGGATGGTGCATCATATAACCCaaaaggcatcctcttgaaGGATAATGTCCCATAAGGCCAAGTCAAAGTGgtcttctttttatcatctagGTAATAAAGATTTAATTGTAACCCAAATAGCCATCAAGAAAATGGCACCATCCTTTTCCTATGGGTCTATCTAAGATCTGGTCCATAAAGGGCATAGGGAAATGGTCCTTCTAAATTAATGCATTCAACTTCTGGTAATCCATATAAACTCTCCATCGGTCACCGCCTCATTGGAACAAACTCTTTCCTCTCATAAGGCACTACTGTAATTCCCCCCTTTTTAGGCACACAATGAACAGgacatacccaactactatctgcaATAGGATATATGACTCCAGAATCTAACCACTTAATGatctccttcttcactacctctttcATAGGTGGATTCAACCGTCTCTGGTTCTGAATACTTGGCTTGTGAttgggcatgagttggattttataacaaataccgggagggatcccaataatgtctgcaatagtccaaccaatggctcgtATGAACCTCTTCAACACTTCCACCAGACGCTCTACTTGTTGCACAGTCAAATCCGCTGCAATGATTACCGGTAAAGTGTCATCTCtacccaagaatacatacctcatatgaggtggtagagcctgaAGCTCTAATTTTAGATACTCCTTAATAGATGGTCTCGCGGGTGTAGACTCGTGATGcatcatatctaactccaatttctttaGTTTGGACCGATATTAGTTTTTTTCAAGTACTGCAACTAAAGAGCAATaatcttcaataccatcaccctcaaaattcatgatcactgctgCTAGTGTCTGAATTCATAGGCGTTCTTTGGTTTGTACCATAGATATATTCTCGAACCCTATaagatatagcagataccgtttAGAACTCTccactctgcttcatggacctacaaatgttgaaagttgctCATTTATTATTCAACATAAACTTCATCTGctctttctccatatcaaccaaggcatgAATAGTGGCATGGAAggacctcccaagaataataggaacCACAAAGTCCACATCAGAgtaaagaatcacaaaatcaacaagaaaTATAAACGACTCCACTTTCACGAGTATATGGTGGAGTATCCTAATGGGCTTCTTCAATGTTCGATCAGCCATTAGTAACCACATTGCAGTAGggtttgggtcacccaaacccaatttcttataaatggaAAGAGGCATGAGGTTTATGCTTGCACCtagatcacatagtgctttagcAAAGCGTAATAATCAgatggtacatggaatagtgaaaacGCCCGGATCATCCTTTTTCTGCaaaagagaccttgtagcaatatcACTACAATGCTGTATTcggtcatcatcctcaaaagttaACGATATCTTCCTTGTaaccatatccttcataaatTTAGTATAACCAGGCATTTGTACCAAATCTTCTATAAAAGTGATATTGATGGAATGTTGTTTCAATATAGTGATAAAACATCGGTATTTTCCatcctctttcttcttcactaatctctAGTCAATGGTGGTGGAGGTCTAGGAAAAGGGACCACTTTCTGAGGTATCTCTGCTTCTTTTGCCATTTTGTCCACCAATTCACAACTAGTTTCCACCACTTCTTTGtcttttctcatctcatcttctACAACTGATGACATAGGTTGATTAATAGTTTGCTTAACTCCTCGAGTAGTGACTCCCATGCAATGTCCATCACTTTTATGATTTTGGATGGTATTGGtcggaagagtgcccggttgtcgTGGGTTCACAGTAGTAGACAATTGGGTTATTTGTAATtcaagatgcttaatcgagACCGCATGGGCATCTAGATTTTTCCAAATGTTAGCAAAATAACCTCTCAATTCCTTCTCTTGCTCATCGCTAGCATCAAATATTCTCATCTTCtgtaacatatcctcaactcgcgccatactacctccaccattcCTAGGAGCAACTTttcgattttgaggtggaacatagggcccactatGATCATTTGTGTTACCATTTTTACCCtaattgaagttgttgtcatggttgtagtttccatctcgaacataCTGACCATCTCTATTGTAGTTATGATAGTTCttaccttggtttccttgaccttgatGCCAActctcctgattggagccttggtgtttggtcagaaaccccccgtctgatcATTCACTACATAAGTATCATCTTCAATAGTACTTATCCGCTGGAGGTGGTGGTTTATGTAAGAAATTCAGCGCATTTTCCTTCTCTGCACCTCCAGTGACATGTTTGAATACttacccaagctcagttctcattttagctatctcttcacgaatctcatctgcaGCTGGATTGTGTGCAATTTGccctgcaaaggtgtttctcccagtgcctgactttctagtactccaagcctCATTGTTGCGAGGgattttctccaacttttcTGCGATCTCAGCATATGTGCACTCACCATACGAACCTCCAGCAATAGTATCGAGTACTGatttattgttatcattttGACGCCaatagaagtattctttcaaCAACTCATAACTAATGCAGTGGTTTGGAATGCCTCTCACATACGCAGTAAATCTGTTTGAAGAGCTACTTAATGACTCCCCAGtcaatgccacaaagttgttcatcTTATCCTTATAGTTGAGCTTCTTGGACACTGGGTAATATCGagctaagaacacatccctcaatcGATCCCAAGTATAAATTGAATTTTAGGTTAACTCACTAAACCATATCGTTGCATCTCCAGTCAATGATAGAAGAAACACTCTCAGCCAGATGACATTCATATCTAAGTCTAGCCTCCCCAAACAACTGTTGCACATAGACCTCAGTTTGGCTATGTGAGCATGTCGATCCTTTGACGGTAGCCCTGCAAACAAACCACTTGTGGTGATCATTTGCAACAAACTACTAGTTATCATAATCGTGTGCCCATGGGGGAGAAGAGGTTTGAATAGTGGCCCATCAGAATTAGTGATGTTGACATTGCCCCTGTAGAATTCTTGAGGGTGTGGGACGGGAGGCTTTATATTCAAAGcatcatcatttttattttccgCAACTACTTGATTGTGAGCCTCAATAGGTGGTGGAGGGTACTAAATTATCTCATCACTTAGATTTACTCAGTTTTGCCATTCTTTGAAGTGTATGGTTAATTTCAGGATCAAATGGAATGAGCGGTTCTACTCAGCTCCGtatacttggcatacactagagctagacctgaaagaaaca
This portion of the Solanum pennellii chromosome 12, SPENNV200 genome encodes:
- the LOC107006144 gene encoding uncharacterized protein LOC107006144, whose amino-acid sequence is MTEQEILAVVFVFNKFCSYLLGTRVIVHTDHFALRLEDEAMQELDERAEIDDTFHDEHVLADSHDFVPWFANFANYLSSDIVPSYLSFRLRMKFMYDVKEFFWCKRDGGILKRQELLLNPNLVIELFDVWIDYMVPFMISHGMKYILVAVDYVSKWVEAIALANNEGKSVTAFLKKNIFSRFGTLTAIISDGYSYFSNKFFKGLFERYGVRHNVATPYHPQTSGQVEVSNREIKKILAKMRLNGLNEIDDFRLNAYENSGIYKEKMKKYHDQQIEKREFSFRDLVLILNSRLLLFPGKLNSKWTGPFFITKVFPQGAFELENKEAAKFTVNGQR
- the LOC107006145 gene encoding uncharacterized protein LOC107006145, with amino-acid sequence MPGYTKFMKDMVTRKISLTFEDDDRIQHCSDIATRSLLQKKDDPGVFTIPCASINLMPLSIYKKLGLGDPNPTAMWLLMADRTLKKPIRILHHILVKVESFIFLVDFVILYSDVDFVVPIILGRSFHATIHALVDMEKEQMKFMLNNK